The Myxococcota bacterium genome has a segment encoding these proteins:
- a CDS encoding MaoC family dehydratase, with protein sequence MAGRYFEELSVGQVFEHAPSRTVTETDNLLFSTLTMNPQPLHLDAEFAKSSHFGERLVNSLFTLGLLVGLSVSDTTLGTTVGNLGFEKVEFPKPVLLGDTLTASTEVLDKRESRSNPGWGIVTFEHRARNQRGEIVARCRRAAMMLRRP encoded by the coding sequence ATGGCAGGCCGGTACTTCGAAGAGCTCTCGGTCGGACAGGTGTTCGAGCACGCGCCCTCGCGCACCGTGACCGAGACCGACAACCTCCTCTTCTCCACGCTCACCATGAACCCGCAGCCGCTCCACCTGGACGCGGAGTTCGCGAAGTCGTCGCACTTCGGAGAGCGGCTCGTGAACAGCCTCTTCACGCTCGGGTTGCTCGTCGGCCTGAGCGTCTCGGACACCACGCTCGGAACGACCGTCGGCAACCTCGGCTTCGAGAAGGTCGAGTTCCCGAAGCCCGTGCTTCTCGGTGACACGTTGACCGCCTCGACCGAGGTGCTCGACAAGCGCGAGTCGCGCTCGAACCCGGGCTGGGGAATCGTGACGTTCGAGCACCGCGCGCGGAACCAGCGCGGCGAGATCGTGGCGCGTTGTCGACGCGCGGCGATGATGCTGCGCCGCCCGTGA
- a CDS encoding LamG domain-containing protein — MKSAHACNERKSPRLRGIGLALGIAFVVAGATACGDYGGGSPGSGGSSSSGSTLPGGGGGSAPDPAQSIPAFETTVLPILQAQCASCHAGSGPGTPAIAHADTATAYYASMNNQKVNLGNPLASRLVQRLAVDLHYCWGVCTVNAEEMRAAIADWATQISYTGAGVDPGTIRTSQQMMADGVELDSSDERYANNLIALWEFKEGTGTTVADTSGMAPAIDLTLEGADVSWLPSYGIDIVDGRAIAGPATSRKLYDRIAAPGTGTQQYTVEAWIVPANIDQGDNTPRIISYSQNTSSRNFTLGQVFYQYAFRNRNTSANISTNGTPDLITYDMDRDAQATLQHVVLTYSLGAGRRIYVDGLFTDDVDPVEAQPMWNWASDYSFLLGNERTNNRQWKGKIQLVAIYDQALTPQQINQNYLAGVGRKVVLRFDVSQWAGPGAYLEFLVSELDSNSYLFCQPVFYANAANGLRIAGLRIAVNGVMPVNGQAFANVDAASFGQPTQISRLCSVIAQDQGAGLDVFEIDIEIVDGYEHDFVETVTPAGVDTSVLPPVPAEGLRNFELVNASMATLTGVSPATPAVQSQFVALQEQLPAGFDLRTFVSSNQMGISKLALEYCDELVEDPVARDAFFGPGSTFAFDAPVATAFAGANADLVVDPIVDKMMGVGIPNQPSTAGVKAEVHALISSLNASCTVCDAQRTKDTVKAACTAVLGSAVVTLH; from the coding sequence ATGAAGTCCGCGCACGCCTGCAACGAGAGGAAGTCGCCCCGACTCCGCGGCATCGGGCTCGCGCTCGGAATCGCGTTCGTGGTCGCGGGCGCGACGGCCTGCGGCGACTACGGCGGCGGCAGCCCCGGCTCGGGAGGCTCGTCGTCGAGCGGAAGCACGCTCCCGGGCGGCGGCGGGGGCTCCGCTCCCGACCCGGCACAGTCGATCCCCGCGTTCGAGACGACCGTGCTGCCGATCCTCCAGGCCCAGTGTGCCTCCTGCCACGCGGGCTCGGGCCCGGGCACCCCCGCGATCGCGCATGCCGACACGGCGACCGCCTACTACGCCTCGATGAACAACCAGAAGGTGAACCTCGGCAATCCGCTCGCATCGCGCCTGGTGCAGCGCCTCGCGGTGGACCTCCACTACTGCTGGGGCGTGTGCACGGTGAACGCCGAGGAGATGCGCGCCGCGATCGCCGACTGGGCGACGCAGATCAGCTACACGGGCGCCGGCGTCGACCCCGGAACGATTCGCACGAGTCAGCAGATGATGGCGGACGGCGTCGAGCTCGACTCGAGCGACGAACGCTATGCCAACAATCTGATCGCGCTGTGGGAGTTCAAGGAGGGCACGGGAACGACCGTGGCCGACACGAGCGGCATGGCTCCGGCCATCGACCTCACGCTCGAAGGCGCCGACGTGTCGTGGCTCCCGAGCTACGGCATCGACATCGTCGACGGCCGCGCGATCGCGGGGCCCGCCACCTCGCGCAAGCTCTACGACCGCATCGCGGCGCCGGGGACCGGCACGCAGCAGTACACCGTCGAGGCCTGGATCGTGCCTGCGAACATCGACCAGGGCGACAACACGCCCCGCATCATCAGCTACTCGCAGAACACGTCGAGCCGGAACTTCACGCTCGGCCAGGTCTTCTACCAGTACGCGTTCCGCAACCGCAACACCTCGGCGAACATCTCCACCAACGGCACGCCCGACCTCATCACCTACGACATGGACCGCGACGCCCAGGCCACGCTGCAGCACGTCGTGCTCACGTACAGCCTCGGTGCGGGCCGCCGCATCTACGTCGACGGCCTGTTCACCGACGACGTCGATCCGGTCGAGGCCCAGCCCATGTGGAACTGGGCGAGCGACTACTCGTTCCTCCTCGGCAACGAGCGCACCAACAACCGCCAGTGGAAGGGCAAGATCCAGCTCGTCGCGATCTACGACCAGGCGCTCACGCCCCAGCAGATCAACCAGAACTACCTCGCCGGCGTCGGCCGGAAGGTCGTGCTGCGCTTCGACGTCAGCCAGTGGGCGGGCCCGGGCGCCTATCTCGAGTTCCTCGTGAGCGAGCTCGACTCGAACAGCTACCTGTTCTGTCAGCCGGTCTTCTACGCGAACGCCGCGAACGGGCTCCGCATCGCCGGGCTGCGCATCGCGGTGAACGGCGTGATGCCCGTGAACGGCCAGGCGTTCGCGAACGTGGACGCGGCATCGTTCGGACAGCCCACGCAGATCTCGCGCCTCTGCTCGGTCATCGCCCAGGACCAGGGAGCCGGGCTCGACGTATTCGAGATCGACATCGAGATCGTCGACGGCTACGAGCACGACTTCGTCGAGACGGTGACGCCGGCCGGTGTCGACACGAGCGTGCTGCCGCCCGTGCCCGCCGAGGGGCTCCGCAACTTCGAGCTCGTGAACGCGAGCATGGCGACGCTCACGGGCGTGAGCCCGGCGACGCCGGCGGTGCAGTCCCAGTTCGTCGCCCTCCAGGAGCAGCTCCCGGCCGGCTTCGACCTGCGCACGTTCGTCTCCTCGAACCAGATGGGCATCTCGAAGCTCGCGCTCGAGTACTGCGACGAGCTCGTCGAGGACCCGGTGGCGCGCGACGCGTTCTTCGGCCCGGGCAGCACGTTCGCGTTCGACGCGCCGGTCGCCACCGCCTTCGCAGGCGCGAACGCCGACCTGGTCGTCGACCCGATCGTCGACAAGATGATGGGCGTCGGCATCCCGAACCAGCCGAGCACCGCAGGGGTGAAGGCCGAGGTGCACGCACTGATCTCGAGCCTGAATGCGAGCTGCACGGTGTGCGACGCGCAGCGGACGAAGGACACCGTGAAGGCCGCGTGCACCGCGGTCCTCGGCAGCGCCGTGGTGACGCTCCACTGA
- a CDS encoding TlpA disulfide reductase family protein — translation MLALALALALVASGASAVEPGDPAPAFAVPAIDGGADIRLEAYRGKVVYLDFWASWCAPCLTSLPQLDELQRELGDDGFQVVAVNVDTDPDKARRFLAKFGVAYPSATDPKGTVPSTYQISTMPTSFLIDANGVVRYVHEGFRQGDVGELRGRIRELLSVPAAPAR, via the coding sequence GTGCTCGCACTCGCACTCGCCCTCGCGCTCGTGGCCTCGGGAGCGAGTGCCGTCGAGCCTGGCGATCCGGCGCCGGCGTTCGCGGTGCCCGCCATCGACGGCGGCGCCGACATCCGGCTCGAGGCCTATCGAGGCAAGGTCGTGTATCTCGACTTCTGGGCCTCCTGGTGCGCGCCGTGCCTCACCTCCCTGCCGCAGCTCGACGAGCTGCAGCGCGAGCTCGGCGACGATGGCTTCCAGGTCGTCGCGGTCAACGTCGACACCGACCCCGACAAGGCGCGCCGCTTTCTCGCGAAGTTCGGCGTCGCCTATCCGAGCGCGACGGATCCGAAGGGAACCGTCCCGTCGACCTACCAGATCTCGACGATGCCGACGTCGTTCCTGATCGATGCGAACGGCGTCGTCCGGTACGTGCACGAGGGCTTCCGACAGGGCGACGTCGGCGAGCTCCGGGGTCGCATCCGCGAGCTGCTGAGCGTGCCCGCCGCACCGGCCCGCTGA
- a CDS encoding DUF4266 domain-containing protein: protein MASSGCVAVQPWEREVLARPDMAWEPDPLEAQLDGHIAFSKEAALVGGGTGGGGCGCN, encoded by the coding sequence ATGGCCTCGTCGGGGTGCGTCGCCGTGCAGCCGTGGGAGCGCGAGGTGCTCGCGCGTCCCGACATGGCGTGGGAGCCCGACCCGCTCGAGGCGCAGCTCGACGGGCACATCGCGTTCAGCAAGGAAGCCGCCCTCGTCGGCGGCGGGACGGGCGGCGGCGGCTGCGGCTGCAACTGA
- a CDS encoding DUF3570 domain-containing protein, producing MAERNRGSANANGCERRGRRRRDAGARALRALATSALALPGVSSPARADAPPERAELRGGYSLYREDDLPGHRVEGGQASERYAIDILQLEFRTPLGARSDVGVNFVWETMSGASPISVSTANRVVMSGATIEEERIDVRGDANYYFDEGRLGGSFGVSTENDYLAVSLGVDGSRNVNGGATTLLGGLAMSFDEVDPTSGGPNGALASEDKQSYTVFAGIAQLLSRTAALQATATYRYSTGYLSDPYKQAFVGGGPLAESRPDQRNQVAVLVRARKHFEQVNGTLHGDFQYAFDDWGINAVTLELAWHQSVFEALRLVPQFRYYSQSQADFYDTFFPGPTAPRHFSSDYRLSPFGAFTYGLRAETNFRGMWRTDWDVAISYDRYVSDADLALGSVGVEHPGLVAYHLVSVRLTGRF from the coding sequence ATGGCTGAGCGGAATCGGGGATCCGCGAACGCGAACGGCTGCGAGCGGAGAGGGCGTCGACGACGCGATGCGGGCGCGCGCGCACTCCGGGCGCTCGCGACGAGTGCGCTCGCCCTGCCGGGCGTGTCGAGCCCCGCGCGCGCCGACGCGCCGCCCGAGCGGGCAGAGCTTCGCGGCGGCTACTCCCTGTATCGAGAGGACGATCTTCCCGGTCATCGCGTCGAGGGCGGCCAGGCCTCCGAGCGCTACGCGATCGACATCCTCCAGCTCGAGTTCCGCACTCCGTTGGGCGCGCGGTCGGACGTCGGCGTCAACTTCGTATGGGAGACGATGAGCGGGGCGAGCCCGATCAGCGTCAGCACGGCGAACCGCGTCGTGATGAGCGGCGCCACGATCGAGGAAGAGCGCATCGATGTGCGCGGCGATGCCAACTACTACTTCGACGAGGGGCGCCTCGGCGGCTCTTTCGGCGTGTCGACCGAGAACGACTACCTGGCGGTGAGCCTCGGTGTCGACGGATCGCGCAACGTGAACGGCGGCGCGACGACGCTCCTCGGTGGCCTCGCGATGTCGTTCGACGAGGTCGATCCGACGTCGGGCGGACCGAACGGAGCGCTGGCCTCCGAGGACAAGCAGTCCTACACCGTGTTCGCGGGCATCGCGCAGCTCCTGAGCCGGACGGCGGCGCTCCAGGCGACGGCGACCTACCGCTACTCGACCGGCTACTTGTCCGACCCGTACAAGCAGGCGTTCGTCGGAGGTGGCCCGCTCGCGGAGAGCCGTCCGGACCAGCGGAACCAGGTCGCGGTGCTCGTCCGCGCGCGCAAGCACTTCGAGCAGGTGAACGGCACCCTGCACGGCGATTTCCAGTACGCGTTCGACGACTGGGGCATCAACGCGGTGACGCTCGAGCTGGCCTGGCACCAGAGCGTCTTCGAAGCGCTGAGGCTCGTTCCGCAATTCCGCTACTACTCGCAGAGTCAGGCGGACTTCTACGACACCTTCTTCCCAGGGCCGACGGCGCCGCGCCACTTCTCGAGCGACTACCGGCTGTCGCCCTTCGGCGCGTTCACGTACGGACTCCGCGCCGAGACGAACTTTCGCGGCATGTGGAGGACCGACTGGGACGTCGCGATCTCCTACGACCGGTACGTGAGCGATGCCGATCTGGCGCTCGGCAGCGTCGGCGTCGAGCATCCCGGCCTCGTCGCCTACCACCTCGTCTCCGTTCGTCTGACCGGCCGGTTCTGA
- a CDS encoding FAD:protein FMN transferase, whose translation MGLELERVRFRAMGSPCVLHFHAPSRIDAKRVADGVVGEVRRLEAKYSRYRDDSLVSAIARSAGSASGIDVDDETASLLDHAATCFAQSEGRFDVTSGVLRRAWDFRSGRVPDQREVDAVLELVGWERVVWARPRLRLPRPGMELDLGGVVKEYAVDRCVGLLRDLGVEHALVDLGGDLGIAGPHPDGAPWTIGVRDPFERGEALLTIDIARGAVATSGDYERGMTIGDRRYTHVLDARTGWPVEGVASVTVVAPHCTVAGSVSTIAMLLGRERCGPWLADLGLPHVSVLADGQVAGTLAPRVAETVASRPAVAAA comes from the coding sequence ATGGGGCTCGAGCTCGAGCGCGTGCGCTTCCGCGCGATGGGGAGCCCGTGCGTTCTGCACTTCCATGCCCCGTCCCGGATCGACGCGAAGCGGGTCGCGGACGGGGTGGTCGGCGAGGTGCGCCGCCTCGAAGCGAAGTATTCGCGCTACCGCGACGACAGCCTCGTCTCTGCGATCGCGCGATCCGCGGGCTCCGCGAGCGGCATCGACGTCGACGACGAGACGGCTTCGCTGCTCGACCACGCAGCGACGTGCTTCGCGCAGAGCGAGGGCCGCTTCGACGTCACCTCGGGCGTGCTGAGGCGCGCGTGGGACTTCCGCTCGGGTCGGGTTCCCGACCAGCGCGAGGTCGACGCGGTGCTCGAGCTCGTCGGCTGGGAGCGCGTCGTCTGGGCGCGTCCGCGTCTCCGGCTGCCGCGCCCGGGCATGGAGCTGGACCTCGGTGGCGTCGTGAAGGAGTACGCCGTCGATCGCTGTGTCGGTCTGCTCCGGGACCTCGGGGTCGAGCACGCGCTCGTCGATCTCGGCGGTGATCTCGGCATCGCGGGACCGCATCCCGACGGCGCACCCTGGACCATCGGCGTCCGCGATCCGTTCGAGCGCGGCGAAGCGCTGCTCACGATCGACATCGCGCGCGGCGCCGTCGCGACGAGCGGGGACTACGAGCGCGGAATGACGATCGGCGACCGGCGCTACACGCATGTGCTCGACGCGCGAACCGGGTGGCCGGTCGAGGGCGTCGCGAGCGTCACCGTCGTCGCGCCGCACTGCACGGTCGCGGGCAGCGTGTCGACGATCGCGATGCTGCTCGGTCGGGAGCGGTGCGGTCCGTGGCTCGCGGATCTCGGCCTTCCGCACGTGAGCGTGCTCGCAGACGGCCAGGTTGCGGGAACGCTCGCGCCGCGCGTCGCCGAAACCGTCGCATCGCGTCCCGCCGTCGCTGCCGCATGA
- a CDS encoding MotA/TolQ/ExbB proton channel family protein → MGSILSTDAFVTSFVSAISLIAVWVPFYRGLKLAVRARAATRRVPPQELAHAGGSGEVDSFALLMVRVLAKSLRESQGHPAEFVIDATRQYVQNEYEQNYARLISMYANLLPPLGFIGTTTGMLILFFSMHASSASLELGALALALTSSIFALIAFAILEALKIRLYGRLLVCLDDASALGRQHSARVAAQRSAAATA, encoded by the coding sequence ATGGGATCGATCCTGTCGACGGACGCATTCGTCACGAGCTTCGTGAGCGCGATCTCCCTGATCGCGGTCTGGGTCCCCTTCTACCGCGGGCTTAAGCTCGCCGTGCGCGCGCGCGCCGCGACGCGTCGCGTGCCGCCCCAGGAGCTCGCCCACGCGGGCGGCTCGGGCGAGGTCGACTCGTTCGCCCTGCTCATGGTGCGGGTGCTCGCGAAGTCGCTTCGCGAGAGCCAGGGGCATCCCGCGGAGTTCGTGATCGATGCGACGCGCCAGTACGTGCAGAACGAGTACGAACAGAACTACGCGCGCCTGATCTCCATGTACGCCAACCTGCTCCCGCCGCTCGGGTTCATCGGGACGACCACGGGCATGCTCATCCTGTTCTTCTCGATGCACGCGTCTTCCGCGTCGCTCGAGCTCGGCGCGCTCGCGCTCGCGCTCACGTCGAGCATCTTCGCCCTGATCGCGTTCGCGATCCTCGAGGCGCTGAAGATCCGCCTCTACGGTCGGCTCCTCGTGTGCCTCGACGATGCCTCCGCGCTCGGCCGCCAGCACTCCGCTCGCGTCGCCGCGCAGCGATCGGCGGCTGCGACGGCCTAG
- a CDS encoding ABC transporter permease, with protein sequence MTRLLDLALDAANSIRAHALRFALTASGVAWGAFLLTFLSATMQGIDRHFASEFRELGPDLVYFGGGRVLRDRVGERGARPVELEREDVERVDALAVVRAATPVVDLGTRLVRANGRTRLLHVEGVGPTAEGVRNLAPRTGRFLAPSDVARRARAAVVGPRVAERLFGRGADALGRWIQIESLRFRVVGVTPAKGEQLMNPGDPDDLKIWIPFTTAQRWFARDDVVHEVVYTPVAATRSRESVRRVREVTSLHHAFTPDVEPALWVFDTHDALDPIFAGIDALSLFVSAAGAVTLLVGAVGVMNIMLVVAGERRREIGLRKAVGATSRAIFAQFLTEAALVAIAAAAAGTALGVALTALVANLVPDDSPLATAAAATPGTIAGIALTLVGVAVVAGVAPALRAARTPPAEALRAG encoded by the coding sequence GTGACGCGCCTCCTCGACCTCGCACTCGACGCGGCGAACAGCATCCGCGCGCACGCACTCCGCTTCGCGCTCACCGCGAGTGGCGTCGCGTGGGGCGCCTTCCTGCTCACGTTCCTGAGCGCGACCATGCAGGGCATCGACCGTCACTTCGCGAGCGAGTTCCGGGAGCTCGGACCGGACCTCGTCTACTTCGGAGGAGGACGCGTCCTGCGCGACCGCGTCGGCGAGCGCGGCGCGCGCCCCGTCGAGCTCGAACGCGAGGACGTCGAGCGCGTGGACGCACTCGCCGTGGTGCGCGCGGCGACACCCGTCGTCGACCTCGGCACGCGCCTCGTCCGCGCGAACGGACGCACGCGACTGCTGCACGTGGAAGGCGTGGGACCGACCGCGGAGGGCGTGCGCAACCTCGCGCCACGCACGGGTCGCTTCCTTGCGCCGAGCGACGTCGCGCGCCGCGCACGAGCGGCGGTGGTGGGCCCGCGCGTCGCCGAGCGTCTCTTCGGCCGCGGTGCGGACGCGCTCGGGCGGTGGATCCAGATCGAGTCGCTGCGGTTCCGCGTGGTCGGAGTGACTCCCGCCAAGGGCGAGCAGCTGATGAACCCGGGCGACCCGGACGACCTCAAGATCTGGATCCCGTTCACGACGGCACAGCGCTGGTTCGCGCGCGACGACGTGGTGCACGAGGTCGTCTACACGCCGGTCGCCGCGACGCGAAGCCGGGAGTCCGTCCGCCGCGTGCGCGAGGTGACGTCGCTGCACCATGCGTTCACGCCGGACGTCGAGCCCGCGCTCTGGGTGTTCGACACCCACGATGCTCTCGACCCGATCTTCGCGGGTATCGACGCCCTCTCGCTCTTCGTCTCGGCGGCGGGCGCCGTGACGCTCCTCGTCGGCGCGGTCGGCGTCATGAACATCATGCTGGTGGTGGCGGGCGAGAGGCGGCGCGAGATCGGACTCCGCAAGGCCGTGGGCGCGACGTCGCGCGCGATCTTCGCGCAGTTCCTCACCGAGGCGGCGCTCGTCGCGATCGCGGCCGCCGCGGCGGGCACGGCGCTGGGGGTCGCCCTGACGGCGCTGGTCGCGAACCTCGTCCCCGACGACTCGCCGCTCGCGACGGCGGCTGCGGCGACACCGGGAACGATCGCCGGCATTGCGCTCACGCTCGTCGGAGTCGCGGTCGTGGCGGGCGTCGCGCCGGCCCTGCGCGCGGCGCGCACGCCGCCCGCCGAGGCCCTTCGCGCAGGCTAG
- a CDS encoding ABC transporter permease encodes MNARDAVREALRLLWAHKLRSALTMFGLVWGTASVILLVSWGDGVVVMLEEGFFRAGRNMGQLWPGRIGEEFTPAVDRRSLRFTWDDVLSVRRRARLPELVAGEARRYVTAAYRQTALNVDLRGVEPAGIAIRGPRVVAGRAISQSDLDHRRRVVVLGHVLRQRLLGPNGGVGSWVRIEGKPFRVVGLHARVGTQLANDGDPLDEQAWIPITTAMSLWPHPETDEWVVATVLYRMRDAALYEPTRDELRSLLAHRLGVSAADEETIQGWSAVDMLRRLPLGELGTAMFLLSAATLVIGGVGTLNMMIDAVRERRPEIGVRLAVGARPRDVLLQLFLESVAVVALGGALGLALGIGGCLALAGLDLPDLIPVPRLSLSTVALALGVLGTVAVGAGSVPALRAARVDPALTLRGE; translated from the coding sequence GTGAACGCGCGCGACGCCGTGCGCGAGGCGCTGCGCCTGCTCTGGGCGCACAAGCTCCGTTCGGCGCTCACGATGTTCGGCCTCGTGTGGGGAACGGCGTCGGTGATCCTGCTCGTGAGCTGGGGCGACGGGGTCGTCGTGATGCTCGAGGAGGGCTTCTTCCGCGCAGGGCGCAACATGGGGCAGCTCTGGCCCGGCCGGATCGGCGAGGAGTTCACGCCGGCCGTCGACCGCCGCTCGCTGCGCTTCACCTGGGACGACGTCCTGAGCGTGCGTCGCCGCGCGCGCCTTCCCGAGCTCGTCGCGGGAGAGGCGCGGCGCTACGTGACGGCGGCCTACCGACAGACCGCGCTCAACGTCGACCTGCGCGGCGTCGAGCCCGCCGGCATCGCCATCCGCGGTCCGCGCGTCGTCGCCGGGCGCGCCATCTCGCAGTCGGACCTCGACCACCGTCGCCGCGTCGTCGTGCTCGGCCACGTGCTGCGCCAGCGGCTGCTCGGCCCGAACGGCGGCGTCGGCAGCTGGGTCCGCATCGAGGGCAAGCCGTTCCGCGTCGTCGGCCTCCACGCGCGGGTGGGCACGCAGCTCGCGAACGACGGCGACCCGCTCGACGAGCAGGCCTGGATCCCGATCACGACCGCGATGTCGCTCTGGCCGCATCCGGAGACGGACGAGTGGGTGGTCGCGACGGTGCTCTACCGCATGCGCGATGCGGCGCTCTACGAGCCGACGCGCGACGAGCTGCGCTCCCTGCTCGCCCACCGGCTCGGCGTCTCGGCCGCCGACGAGGAAACGATCCAGGGCTGGAGCGCGGTCGACATGCTCCGGCGACTTCCGCTCGGAGAGCTCGGCACCGCGATGTTCCTGCTCTCGGCGGCGACGCTCGTGATCGGGGGCGTCGGCACGCTCAACATGATGATCGACGCCGTGCGCGAACGACGCCCCGAGATCGGCGTCCGTCTCGCCGTCGGTGCGCGACCGCGCGACGTGCTGCTGCAGCTCTTCCTCGAGTCGGTGGCGGTGGTCGCGCTCGGTGGCGCGCTCGGCCTGGCGCTCGGCATCGGGGGGTGCCTCGCGCTCGCGGGCCTCGACCTCCCGGATCTGATCCCCGTACCGCGTCTCTCGCTCTCGACGGTCGCACTGGCGCTCGGCGTGCTCGGGACCGTCGCGGTCGGCGCGGGCTCCGTTCCCGCGCTGCGCGCGGCGCGCGTCGACCCGGCGCTCACGTTGCGGGGAGAGTGA
- a CDS encoding ABC transporter ATP-binding protein produces MTAPLLRLRDVHKVYDVGTAPVRALRGIDLEIESGESVVVMGPSGSGKTTLLEILGCLSAPTSGRYELAGEPVESYSADALARVRGEQIGFVFQSFNLLPRSTLVENVELPLGYRRVPRRERRARALAALERVGLAHRADHLPGAVSGGERQRAAVARALVNRPSLVLADEPTGNLDTRTGEEILALLAEIHGEGNTVVVVTHDPRIGEAAPRRLWIRDGRIERDERRGPSPGRGATAGEDAHASAS; encoded by the coding sequence GTGACGGCCCCCCTGCTCCGCCTGCGCGACGTGCACAAGGTCTACGACGTGGGCACGGCTCCCGTGCGCGCGCTCCGCGGCATCGACCTCGAGATCGAGTCGGGCGAATCCGTCGTCGTCATGGGGCCGTCGGGCAGCGGAAAGACGACCCTGCTCGAGATCCTGGGATGTCTGTCGGCGCCGACCTCCGGGCGCTACGAGCTCGCGGGCGAGCCGGTCGAGTCGTACTCGGCCGACGCGCTCGCCCGCGTGCGCGGCGAGCAGATCGGCTTCGTGTTCCAGAGCTTCAACCTGCTGCCGCGCTCGACGCTCGTCGAGAACGTCGAGCTGCCGCTCGGCTACCGGCGCGTGCCGCGCCGCGAGCGGCGCGCGCGCGCCCTCGCCGCGCTCGAGCGCGTCGGCCTCGCGCATCGCGCCGACCACCTCCCGGGCGCCGTCTCGGGCGGCGAGCGGCAGCGCGCCGCCGTCGCCCGCGCGCTCGTGAACCGACCGAGCCTCGTGCTCGCCGACGAGCCGACGGGCAACCTCGACACGCGCACCGGCGAGGAGATCCTCGCGCTGCTCGCCGAGATCCACGGCGAGGGCAACACCGTCGTCGTGGTCACGCACGACCCGCGCATCGGCGAAGCGGCACCGCGCCGGCTGTGGATCCGCGACGGGCGCATCGAACGCGACGAGCGGCGCGGCCCCTCTCCCGGCCGCGGCGCGACGGCGGGCGAAGACGCGCACGCGAGCGCGTCGTGA
- a CDS encoding efflux RND transporter periplasmic adaptor subunit has protein sequence MTTSAGRKARAAARRPSARAARRLSTVLAAVLATVACGDGDAPSRATARVERAAIERIVVATGTIEPAKEVEVRPRIAGIVERILVDDGDEVAAGQVLVEIERELLASQVREAEAALREAQAGLRFAKVEIERERELSARGAASQRARDEANARYERSVAAAEAARARLDTLSTQLSYATVRSPLAGRVLEVHTEEGNAVSPVTSVNGGTLLLTLAGADTLHLEGLVDENEVARLAIGQPARIRTEAFGERTFEGVLRHVAPLGKRIENVTYFEVEVDVTDADAARLRPRMSGDAEIVAEVVPAALTIPEMALRYRGDALYVEGPHLAPSGDEGAGGERAIEIGIVDGDRVEVRRGLDEGEEVYVE, from the coding sequence ATGACGACGTCCGCAGGGCGCAAGGCCCGTGCTGCAGCCCGCCGCCCGTCGGCGCGCGCCGCGCGCCGCCTCTCCACGGTTCTCGCGGCGGTGCTCGCGACCGTCGCGTGCGGCGACGGCGATGCGCCGTCGCGCGCCACGGCGCGCGTCGAGCGCGCCGCGATCGAGCGGATCGTCGTCGCGACGGGAACGATCGAGCCCGCGAAGGAGGTGGAGGTACGACCGCGCATCGCGGGCATCGTCGAGCGCATTCTCGTCGACGACGGCGACGAGGTCGCGGCCGGCCAGGTGCTCGTCGAGATCGAGCGCGAGCTGCTCGCCTCGCAGGTGCGCGAGGCCGAGGCCGCGCTCCGCGAGGCGCAGGCCGGGCTGCGCTTCGCGAAGGTCGAGATCGAGCGCGAGCGCGAGCTGAGCGCGCGCGGCGCGGCCTCGCAGCGCGCGCGCGACGAGGCGAACGCCCGCTACGAGCGATCGGTCGCCGCGGCCGAGGCGGCCCGCGCGCGGCTCGACACGCTCTCGACCCAGCTCTCGTATGCGACGGTGCGATCGCCGCTCGCGGGACGCGTGCTCGAGGTCCACACCGAAGAGGGCAACGCGGTCTCGCCGGTGACCTCGGTGAACGGCGGCACGCTCCTGCTCACGCTCGCGGGCGCGGACACGCTGCATCTCGAGGGGCTCGTCGACGAGAACGAGGTCGCGCGCCTCGCCATCGGGCAGCCTGCGCGCATCCGCACCGAGGCCTTCGGCGAGCGCACGTTCGAGGGCGTGCTCCGGCACGTCGCGCCCCTCGGCAAGCGCATCGAGAACGTCACCTACTTCGAGGTGGAGGTGGACGTGACGGACGCGGACGCGGCGCGGCTTCGTCCGCGCATGTCGGGCGACGCGGAGATCGTCGCCGAGGTCGTTCCCGCCGCGCTCACGATCCCGGAGATGGCGCTGCGCTATCGGGGCGACGCCCTCTACGTCGAGGGACCGCACCTCGCGCCATCGGGCGACGAGGGTGCGGGCGGCGAGCGCGCGATCGAGATCGGCATCGTCGACGGCGACCGCGTCGAGGTGCGCCGCGGGCTCGACGAGGGAGAGGAGGTCTACGTCGAGTGA